One Pantoea eucalypti genomic region harbors:
- a CDS encoding proteasome-type protease: MTYCVAMRLSSGLVFVSDSRTNAGVDHISTFRKLHVFHQSDERVLVIQSAGNLATTQSIISLLHRRCADDERENLLNVTSLYDAASLLGETVREVIARDSGANQGSNTDFSCNLLLGGQIKGEGLRLFHIYPQGNFIEATHDTPYFQVGESKYGKPIIDRVLNYDTALDQAMQCALISMDSTLRSNLSVGLPLDVMTYPKDSFSAAQQHRITETHPYFDMIRKGWGEGLLSIFAQLPPLKLDE, encoded by the coding sequence ATGACTTACTGTGTGGCCATGCGCTTGTCCTCTGGCCTGGTGTTTGTTTCAGATTCACGCACCAATGCCGGAGTGGACCATATTTCCACCTTCCGTAAACTGCATGTGTTTCATCAAAGCGATGAGCGCGTGCTGGTGATTCAGAGTGCCGGAAATCTGGCGACCACACAGAGCATTATCAGTCTGCTGCATCGTCGCTGCGCAGACGATGAACGGGAAAACCTGCTGAACGTAACGTCCCTGTATGATGCCGCCAGTTTGCTGGGTGAAACGGTGCGAGAAGTGATCGCCCGGGACAGCGGCGCAAATCAGGGCAGCAATACAGATTTCAGCTGCAACCTGTTGCTCGGCGGACAGATTAAAGGGGAAGGTCTGCGGCTGTTCCACATCTATCCGCAGGGAAACTTCATTGAAGCCACGCACGACACGCCCTATTTCCAGGTAGGTGAGAGTAAGTATGGTAAGCCGATTATTGATCGCGTGCTGAACTACGACACCGCTCTGGATCAGGCGATGCAATGTGCACTGATTTCGATGGACTCCACACTGCGCAGTAATCTTTCCGTGGGCCTGCCGCTGGATGTGATGACCTACCCCAAAGACAGCTTTAGTGCCGCGCAGCAGCACCGGATTACCGAAACGCACCCCTATTTCGACATGATCCGCAAAGGCTGGGGCGAAGGCCTGCTGAGCATTTTTGCGCAGTTGCCGCCGCTGAAACTGGACGAGTAA
- a CDS encoding ketopantoate reductase family protein, whose product MRILMAGAGATGGYFGARLIQAGQDVTFLVRERRYQQLQTHGLVLQTPQGTEKFQPQLIQASTLKSHYDLIIVTVKSFALDQVMDDIAPAVGPATLIMPILNGMRHIATLQQRFGEDKVIGGLCKINATLGDQGEVIQMTPLHQLLYGALDGNNDARLQRVDAALRDCRVDTLFSDNIMDELWEKWLLLSTLGAVCCLARGNTQQILTSRGGEALLQGVFTEILSVITAEGYQPRPAVTARIFELLNNPATPMTSSMYRDLTQGSDIEADQVIGDLLLRAKRNGLATPLLNAVDVNLQVYLQQR is encoded by the coding sequence ATGCGTATTCTGATGGCAGGTGCCGGGGCGACCGGTGGGTATTTTGGCGCACGACTGATTCAGGCAGGTCAGGATGTCACGTTTCTGGTACGTGAACGGCGTTATCAGCAGCTTCAGACCCACGGTCTGGTATTACAGACGCCGCAGGGCACTGAAAAGTTTCAGCCGCAGCTAATCCAGGCCAGCACGCTGAAAAGCCACTATGACCTGATTATCGTGACGGTGAAGAGCTTTGCCCTTGATCAGGTCATGGATGACATTGCGCCTGCGGTCGGCCCGGCAACCCTGATCATGCCGATTCTCAACGGAATGCGGCACATCGCAACACTACAACAGCGTTTCGGCGAAGATAAGGTGATTGGCGGCCTGTGTAAAATCAATGCCACGCTGGGTGACCAGGGTGAAGTGATCCAGATGACGCCGCTGCATCAGCTCTTATACGGTGCGCTGGACGGTAACAACGACGCGCGGCTGCAGCGGGTTGATGCCGCACTGCGCGACTGTCGGGTTGATACCCTGTTCAGTGACAACATCATGGATGAACTGTGGGAAAAGTGGCTGCTGCTGAGCACGCTGGGCGCGGTCTGCTGCCTGGCACGCGGCAATACTCAGCAAATTCTCACCTCGCGCGGCGGTGAAGCGCTGTTACAGGGGGTTTTCACTGAGATTCTGTCCGTCATCACTGCCGAAGGCTATCAGCCGCGCCCGGCGGTCACCGCCCGCATTTTTGAGCTGCTGAACAATCCGGCGACGCCCATGACCTCCTCTATGTATCGCGATCTCACCCAGGGCTCTGATATCGAAGCGGATCAGGTGATAGGCGATCTGCTGCTGCGGGCGAAACGAAATGGC
- a CDS encoding transglutaminase family protein: MKLNVTHQTHYSYAQQVKHSTQYLRLTPQDSSHQKILSWDLTLPEYATRTLDAYGNILHVLTLDQPHQAITIVANGVVEIEDNTEDDNCGHLSPLVFLRTSPLTLADGAIRDFASRYYRPQAQHESLCNLMGELLLKMPYNPGSTTVKDSASQAFSAQTGVCQDHTHVFLACCRSLGIPARYVSGYLYSEDSAHVAMHAWAEAWLDDRWQSFDVTNNTCQPNQHLKLAIGIDYLDACPVRGIRLGGGSEDMRTVAAVAMLDVPQ, from the coding sequence ATGAAACTGAATGTCACGCATCAGACGCATTACAGCTATGCGCAACAGGTTAAACACAGCACGCAATATCTTCGCCTTACGCCGCAGGATTCCAGTCATCAGAAGATATTGTCGTGGGATCTGACCTTGCCGGAATACGCCACCCGCACGCTGGATGCTTACGGCAATATCCTGCATGTTCTGACACTCGACCAGCCCCATCAGGCCATTACCATTGTCGCCAACGGCGTGGTGGAGATTGAAGATAATACGGAAGACGATAATTGCGGGCATCTCTCACCACTGGTGTTTCTGCGCACCAGCCCGCTGACGCTGGCCGATGGCGCGATCCGCGATTTCGCCAGTCGTTACTACCGGCCGCAGGCACAGCATGAGAGTCTGTGCAATCTGATGGGCGAACTGCTGCTGAAAATGCCCTATAACCCCGGCAGCACCACGGTAAAAGACAGCGCTTCCCAGGCCTTTTCCGCACAAACCGGCGTATGTCAGGACCACACGCATGTTTTCCTGGCCTGCTGCCGAAGCCTGGGTATCCCGGCGCGTTACGTCAGCGGTTATCTATACTCGGAAGACTCCGCACATGTGGCCATGCATGCCTGGGCGGAAGCCTGGCTGGATGACCGGTGGCAGAGCTTTGATGTCACCAATAACACCTGCCAACCGAATCAGCATTTGAAACTGGCTATCGGCATAGATTATCTTGATGCATGCCCGGTCCGCGGTATCCGGTTAGGTGGAGGAAGCGAAGACATGCGCACTGTTGCCGCCGTTGCCATGCTCGACGTTCCGCAATGA
- a CDS encoding efflux RND transporter periplasmic adaptor subunit, producing the protein MLRFIPATLVVCLLPLALVGCRDNASKADPRTQPPLVRVTKVLSAADDSRAFSGIVVARVQSDLGFRISGKILERLVDSGQRVKRGQPLMRLDPVDLRLQAQAAQQSVAAAQARVRQTRADEARYHTLMATGAVSVSAYDQIRAAAATALADLKAAQAQASVATNASGYALLLADDDGVVMATLAEPGQVVSAGEAVVRLARAGQREASVQLPETLRPAVGSEAQATLYGAGSAPVSARLRQLADAADPMTRTYEARFVLEGALASAPLGATVTISLTNKPMQTQLKVPLAAIYDAGKGPGVWDITGLPATVAWRPVTVIAISDEAATVTGQLNAGDRIVALGAHLLQQGERVRPDDAAVAGSQP; encoded by the coding sequence ATGCTCAGGTTTATTCCCGCCACCCTGGTTGTTTGTCTGCTGCCACTGGCGCTGGTGGGCTGCCGGGACAACGCGTCCAAAGCGGATCCGCGCACCCAGCCGCCGCTGGTCAGGGTCACGAAAGTTCTCAGCGCTGCGGATGACAGTCGCGCATTCAGCGGCATCGTCGTTGCCCGGGTTCAGAGCGACCTCGGTTTTCGGATATCGGGCAAAATCCTCGAAAGGCTGGTGGACAGCGGCCAGCGTGTGAAGCGTGGTCAGCCGCTGATGCGACTTGACCCGGTCGATCTGCGACTGCAGGCCCAGGCCGCACAGCAGAGTGTTGCCGCTGCGCAGGCACGCGTCAGACAGACCCGTGCCGATGAAGCGCGTTACCACACACTGATGGCAACCGGCGCGGTTTCCGTGTCGGCCTATGACCAGATTCGGGCCGCTGCGGCTACCGCGCTGGCCGATCTGAAAGCCGCGCAGGCGCAGGCCAGCGTGGCGACTAATGCCAGCGGATATGCGCTGTTACTGGCGGATGACGACGGTGTGGTGATGGCAACACTGGCGGAGCCGGGCCAGGTAGTGAGTGCCGGTGAGGCGGTTGTCAGACTGGCCAGAGCCGGGCAGCGTGAGGCGAGCGTTCAGTTGCCGGAGACGCTTCGTCCCGCAGTGGGCAGCGAGGCGCAGGCAACGCTTTATGGTGCGGGCAGTGCGCCCGTGTCAGCCCGGCTTCGGCAACTGGCGGATGCAGCCGATCCGATGACGCGCACCTATGAGGCAAGATTTGTGCTGGAGGGCGCACTGGCCAGCGCGCCACTGGGTGCTACCGTCACAATTTCGTTAACCAATAAACCCATGCAAACGCAGCTGAAGGTGCCACTGGCTGCGATCTATGATGCCGGTAAAGGGCCAGGCGTCTGGGATATTACGGGTCTGCCTGCCACTGTTGCTTGGCGGCCGGTCACGGTGATCGCGATCAGTGACGAGGCGGCGACCGTGACGGGGCAGCTGAATGCAGGCGATCGGATCGTGGCTCTCGGGGCACATCTGTTGCAGCAGGGCGAGCGCGTGCGACCCGATGACGCTGCGGTTGCAGGGAGCCAGCCATGA
- a CDS encoding efflux RND transporter permease subunit: MSHGRFNLSALAVRERAITLFLIILITVAGILSFFELGRAEDPPFTVKQMTIISAWPGATAQEMQDQVAEPLEKRLQELRWYDRSETYTRPGLAFTMLSLQDKTPPSQVQEEFYQARKKLGDESRNLPAGVIGPMINDEFSDVTFALLALKAKGEPQRLLVREAESLRQQLLHLPGVKKVNIIGEQSERIYVSFSHDRLATLGITPQEIFAALNDQNVLTPAGSIDTQGPQVFIRLEGAFDKLEKIRETPIVAQGRSLKLADVATVTRGYEDPATFKARHQGEPALLLGIVMRDGWNGLALGKALAAETVSINQAMPLGMSLTQVTDQSVNIRSAVDEFMIKFVVALLVVMVVCFVSMGWRVGVVVAAAVPLTLAVVFVVMEASGKNFDRITLGSLILALGLLVDDAIIAIEMMVVKMEEGYDRIKASAYAWSHTAAPMLAGTLVTAVGFMPNGFAQSTAGEYTSNMFWIVGIALIASWIVAVVFTPYLGVKLLPDIKTVEGGHAAIYNTRNYNRFRQLLTSVIARKGWVAGVVIVLFITAVLGMTLVKKQFFPTSDRPEVLVEVQLPYGSAIEQTAAAAEKIETWLKQQREAKIVTTYIGQGPPRFYLAMAPELPDPAFAKLVILTDSQDAREALKAQLRTAIARGLVPEAQVRVTQLVFGPYSPYPVAWRVMGPDPVRLHVIANQVEAVLRASPMMRTVNTDWGAPVPTLHFSLDQNRLQAVGLTSSEVARQLQFLLTGVPVTTVREDIRAVQVVGRAAGDIRLDPAKIADFTLAGAAGQRIPLSQIGEVQVKMEDPLLRRRDRTPTITVRGDIADSLQPPDVSTALNKTLQPIIATQPAGYRIELAGAIEESGKATQAMAPLFPIMIAITLLIIILQVRSLSAMVMVFLTAPLGLIGVVPTLLLFGQPFGINALVGLIALSGILMRNTLILIGQIHHNEQQGLAPFAAVVEATVQRARPVLLTAMAAVLAFIPLTHSVFWGTLAYTLIGGTLGGTLITLVFLPAMYAIWFRIRLPESKTAVVKPALSE; this comes from the coding sequence ATGAGCCACGGACGCTTTAATCTGTCAGCACTGGCCGTGCGCGAACGCGCCATCACGCTGTTTCTGATCATCCTGATTACCGTGGCGGGCATCCTGTCCTTTTTCGAACTGGGACGGGCAGAAGATCCGCCGTTCACTGTTAAACAGATGACGATTATCTCCGCGTGGCCAGGTGCGACGGCGCAGGAGATGCAGGATCAGGTGGCCGAACCGCTGGAGAAGCGGCTTCAGGAGCTGCGGTGGTATGACCGCAGCGAAACTTATACGCGGCCTGGCCTGGCGTTCACCATGCTCTCCCTGCAGGACAAAACGCCGCCCTCCCAGGTTCAGGAGGAGTTTTACCAGGCTCGTAAGAAGCTGGGCGATGAGAGCAGAAATCTGCCCGCCGGGGTCATCGGGCCGATGATCAACGACGAGTTCTCTGACGTGACCTTTGCGCTGCTGGCGCTGAAGGCAAAAGGAGAGCCGCAGCGCCTGCTGGTGCGTGAGGCGGAATCACTGCGTCAGCAATTGCTGCATCTGCCGGGTGTGAAAAAGGTCAATATCATCGGCGAGCAGAGTGAGCGCATCTATGTTTCGTTTTCACACGATCGGCTGGCGACGCTCGGTATTACCCCACAGGAAATTTTTGCGGCACTGAACGACCAGAATGTCCTGACGCCTGCGGGCTCGATCGATACTCAGGGACCGCAGGTGTTTATCCGGCTGGAGGGCGCTTTTGATAAGCTGGAAAAAATTCGAGAGACACCGATTGTGGCGCAGGGGAGAAGCCTCAAGCTGGCAGACGTGGCTACCGTGACGCGGGGATATGAAGATCCCGCCACGTTTAAGGCTCGTCATCAGGGTGAACCCGCATTGCTGCTCGGTATTGTGATGCGTGATGGCTGGAACGGTCTGGCGTTGGGCAAGGCACTCGCTGCTGAAACCGTCAGCATAAATCAGGCGATGCCGTTAGGGATGTCACTGACTCAGGTCACGGATCAGTCCGTGAATATCCGCTCAGCGGTCGATGAATTTATGATTAAGTTCGTCGTGGCATTACTGGTGGTGATGGTGGTCTGCTTCGTCAGCATGGGCTGGCGTGTCGGAGTAGTGGTGGCGGCGGCCGTTCCGCTCACCCTGGCGGTAGTATTTGTGGTGATGGAAGCCTCCGGCAAAAACTTTGACCGCATCACGCTGGGATCGTTGATTCTGGCGCTGGGCCTGCTGGTGGATGATGCCATTATCGCCATTGAGATGATGGTCGTGAAGATGGAGGAGGGCTACGACCGCATCAAGGCGTCTGCCTATGCCTGGAGTCATACGGCGGCACCGATGCTGGCCGGAACCCTGGTCACCGCCGTGGGCTTTATGCCCAATGGTTTTGCGCAGTCCACGGCGGGTGAATACACCAGCAATATGTTCTGGATAGTGGGCATCGCCCTGATCGCCTCCTGGATTGTGGCCGTGGTATTTACCCCTTACCTCGGGGTAAAGCTGCTGCCTGACATCAAAACGGTGGAAGGCGGTCACGCAGCCATCTACAACACCCGTAACTACAATCGCTTTCGCCAGCTACTGACCAGCGTGATTGCGCGTAAAGGCTGGGTAGCAGGCGTGGTCATTGTCCTGTTTATCACCGCTGTGCTCGGAATGACGCTGGTGAAAAAACAGTTTTTCCCGACCTCAGACCGGCCTGAAGTGCTGGTTGAAGTTCAGCTTCCCTACGGCAGCGCCATTGAACAGACAGCGGCTGCGGCTGAAAAGATTGAGACCTGGCTTAAACAGCAGCGTGAGGCAAAAATCGTCACCACCTACATTGGTCAGGGACCGCCGCGTTTTTACCTGGCGATGGCACCCGAACTGCCCGATCCCGCCTTTGCCAAGCTGGTCATACTGACCGACAGTCAGGATGCACGCGAGGCGTTAAAAGCGCAGCTTCGCACCGCAATCGCCCGCGGCCTGGTGCCTGAAGCGCAGGTTCGCGTGACACAACTGGTATTTGGCCCTTATTCACCTTATCCGGTGGCGTGGCGCGTGATGGGGCCGGACCCGGTACGCCTGCATGTTATCGCTAATCAGGTGGAAGCCGTACTGCGTGCCAGCCCGATGATGAGGACGGTGAACACCGACTGGGGCGCACCCGTGCCGACACTGCATTTCTCGCTGGATCAAAACCGACTGCAGGCTGTGGGCCTGACCTCCAGTGAAGTCGCCCGGCAGTTGCAGTTTCTGTTGACGGGCGTGCCGGTCACCACCGTGCGGGAAGATATCCGCGCGGTCCAGGTCGTGGGCCGTGCCGCCGGAGATATCCGGCTCGATCCGGCTAAGATTGCTGACTTCACGCTGGCAGGTGCGGCGGGGCAACGTATCCCACTGTCGCAGATTGGTGAGGTGCAGGTGAAAATGGAAGATCCCCTGCTGAGGCGGCGCGACCGTACACCGACCATTACTGTTCGCGGAGATATTGCTGACTCCCTGCAGCCGCCGGATGTCTCCACGGCGCTGAATAAAACTCTGCAACCGATCATCGCAACGCAGCCTGCGGGCTATCGCATTGAACTGGCCGGTGCAATAGAGGAGTCCGGTAAAGCGACACAGGCGATGGCGCCGCTGTTCCCAATCATGATTGCGATCACACTTTTAATCATCATTTTGCAGGTGCGTTCTCTGTCGGCGATGGTGATGGTATTTCTCACCGCACCTCTCGGGCTGATAGGTGTTGTGCCGACGCTGCTGCTGTTCGGTCAGCCGTTTGGTATCAATGCGCTGGTCGGGCTGATTGCCCTGTCGGGTATCCTGATGCGTAACACGCTGATCCTGATAGGGCAGATCCACCATAACGAACAGCAGGGGCTGGCACCTTTTGCTGCGGTGGTAGAAGCGACCGTACAGCGTGCGCGTCCTGTGTTACTGACGGCGATGGCGGCGGTGCTGGCGTTTATTCCACTCACCCACTCGGTGTTCTGGGGAACGCTGGCCTACACGCTGATTGGCGGCACGCTGGGCGGTACCCTAATCACGCTGGTTTTCCTGCCCGCGATGTATGCGATCTGGTTCCGTATTCGTCTGCCAGAGAGTAAAACGGCAGTTGTGAAACCGGCGCTGTCGGAATAG
- a CDS encoding LLM class flavin-dependent oxidoreductase has product MKNIGFLSFGHWTPSSQSATRTAQDVLLQSIDLAVAAEELGADGAYFRVHHFARQLSSPFPLLAAVAARTKKIEIGTGVIDMRYENPLYMVEDASSADLISNGRLQLGLSRGSPEQVIDGWRYFGFEPKAGESDADMGRRHTEEFLEVLRGEGFAKPNPQPMFPNPPGLLRPEPLSEGLRDRIWWGSGSNATAEWAAKMGMNLQSSTLKDDETGEPFHIQQAKQIRAYREAWKAAGHQHAPRVSVSRSIFALVNDMDRAYFGRSGNDQDSVGFLDEKTRAIFGRSYAAEPEVLIKQLAQDEAIAEADTLLLTVPNQLGVAYNAHVIEAILKYVAPELGWR; this is encoded by the coding sequence ATGAAAAATATTGGCTTCTTATCTTTTGGTCACTGGACGCCTTCGTCTCAGTCTGCCACCCGTACCGCGCAGGATGTCTTATTGCAGTCGATCGACCTGGCGGTCGCCGCCGAAGAACTGGGCGCAGATGGCGCTTACTTCCGCGTCCACCATTTTGCCCGCCAGCTGAGCTCGCCGTTTCCGCTGCTGGCTGCCGTGGCCGCGCGCACCAAAAAGATTGAGATTGGCACCGGCGTCATCGACATGCGCTATGAAAACCCACTCTACATGGTGGAAGACGCCAGTTCAGCAGACCTGATCTCCAATGGTCGTCTGCAACTGGGTCTGAGCCGCGGTTCACCGGAGCAGGTGATTGATGGCTGGCGCTACTTTGGCTTTGAACCCAAAGCAGGTGAAAGCGATGCGGATATGGGACGTCGTCACACCGAAGAGTTCCTGGAGGTGCTGCGCGGCGAAGGCTTTGCGAAGCCGAATCCGCAGCCGATGTTCCCGAATCCGCCTGGCCTGCTGCGCCCTGAGCCGCTTTCTGAAGGGCTGCGCGACCGCATCTGGTGGGGCTCCGGATCCAATGCCACCGCAGAGTGGGCAGCAAAAATGGGCATGAACCTGCAAAGCTCAACCCTGAAAGATGATGAAACGGGTGAGCCGTTCCACATTCAGCAGGCGAAACAGATTCGCGCCTATCGTGAGGCCTGGAAAGCAGCCGGGCATCAGCATGCGCCACGCGTCTCTGTCAGCCGCAGTATCTTTGCGCTGGTGAATGATATGGACCGCGCCTATTTTGGCCGCAGCGGTAACGACCAGGATTCGGTCGGTTTTCTGGATGAGAAAACCCGAGCCATCTTTGGCCGCAGCTACGCCGCAGAGCCTGAAGTGCTCATTAAGCAGCTGGCACAGGATGAAGCCATTGCCGAAGCGGATACGCTGCTGCTCACCGTGCCTAACCAGCTCGGTGTCGCCTATAACGCCCATGTTATTGAGGCGATCCTGAAGTATGTCGCCCCGGAACTCGGCTGGCGTTAA
- the katG gene encoding catalase/peroxidase HPI translates to MSNSVDEDAKDAKPIVEADREAPEGKCPFHAGKPPQSNQAPGGGTTNRDWWPNQLRVDLLNQHSSRSNPLDESFDYRKEFAKLDYSALKADIKGLLTESQSWWPADWGSYIGLFIRMAWHSAGTYRSVDGRGGSGRGQQRFAPLNSWPDNVSLDKARRLLWPIKQKYGQKISWADLYILAGNVALENSGFRTFGFGAGRDDVWEPDMDVNWGEEAAWLEHRHPESLAQSPLGATEMGLIYVNPEGPEHSGDPASAAPAIRATFGNMGMNDEEIVALIAGGHTLGKTHGAAPASHVGVDPETAPIEAQGLGWVNSHGTGVGADAITSGLEVIWSQTPTQWSNYFFENLFKYEWVQTRSPAGAIQFEAADAPEIIPDAFDSTKKHKPTMLVTDLTLRFDPEFEKISRRFHNDPQAFNEAFARAWFKLTHRDMGPKARYIGPEVPQEDLIWQDPLPAPVYHPTVADIAQLKEKIAASGLSVSELVSVAWASASTFRGGDKRGGANGARLALLPQREWQVNAIAARVLPTLEAIQREAHKASLADVIVLAGVVGVEQAAKAAGVAIEVPFTPGRVDARQDQTDIESFDLLKPRADGFRNYGTGFGKTTTESLLIDKAQQLTLTVPELTVLVGGMRALGANFDGSQHGIFTHHVGSLNTDFFVNLLDMRTEWKATDSSNEHFTGRDRVNGETRFTATRADLVFGSNAVLRASAEVYASSDAREKFVKDFVAAWTKVMNLDRFDI, encoded by the coding sequence ATGAGCAATTCCGTTGATGAAGATGCAAAAGATGCAAAGCCTATTGTCGAAGCCGATCGCGAAGCGCCTGAGGGCAAATGTCCTTTTCACGCGGGCAAACCACCTCAGTCAAATCAGGCGCCGGGTGGCGGAACAACCAACCGTGACTGGTGGCCGAATCAACTCCGGGTTGACCTGCTGAACCAGCACTCATCCCGTTCGAACCCGCTTGATGAATCCTTCGATTACCGTAAAGAATTTGCCAAATTAGATTACTCTGCGCTGAAAGCTGACATCAAAGGGTTGCTCACCGAATCACAATCCTGGTGGCCCGCTGACTGGGGCAGCTATATCGGTCTGTTTATTCGCATGGCCTGGCACAGCGCCGGAACCTATCGCTCCGTGGACGGACGCGGTGGTTCGGGCCGTGGTCAGCAACGTTTCGCCCCGTTAAACTCCTGGCCTGATAACGTCAGCCTGGATAAAGCGCGCCGTTTACTGTGGCCAATCAAACAGAAATATGGTCAGAAAATCTCCTGGGCCGACCTCTATATTCTGGCGGGTAACGTTGCGCTGGAAAACTCCGGGTTCCGCACCTTTGGTTTTGGTGCCGGCCGTGACGATGTCTGGGAACCGGATATGGATGTGAACTGGGGCGAAGAAGCGGCCTGGCTGGAACACCGTCATCCGGAATCTCTGGCGCAGTCACCACTGGGTGCCACTGAAATGGGTCTGATCTACGTGAACCCGGAAGGTCCGGAACACAGCGGTGATCCTGCTTCTGCGGCCCCGGCTATTCGTGCCACCTTCGGCAACATGGGCATGAACGACGAAGAGATCGTCGCGCTGATTGCAGGTGGTCATACGCTGGGTAAAACCCACGGTGCCGCACCCGCCAGCCACGTCGGTGTCGATCCCGAAACCGCGCCCATTGAAGCGCAGGGTCTGGGCTGGGTTAACAGCCACGGCACAGGTGTCGGTGCAGATGCGATCACCTCTGGCCTGGAAGTCATCTGGTCTCAGACGCCTACCCAGTGGAGCAACTACTTCTTCGAGAACCTGTTCAAATATGAGTGGGTCCAGACGCGCAGTCCGGCGGGCGCTATTCAGTTTGAAGCGGCTGATGCACCGGAAATCATCCCGGATGCGTTTGATTCCACGAAGAAACACAAACCGACCATGCTGGTCACTGACCTGACGCTGCGTTTTGACCCGGAATTTGAAAAAATTTCGCGTCGATTCCACAACGATCCGCAGGCGTTCAACGAAGCCTTTGCCCGTGCCTGGTTTAAGCTGACGCACCGTGATATGGGGCCAAAAGCGCGTTACATCGGTCCGGAAGTGCCACAGGAAGATCTGATCTGGCAGGATCCGCTGCCTGCACCGGTTTATCATCCAACCGTGGCAGATATCGCCCAGCTGAAAGAGAAGATTGCAGCATCCGGTCTCAGCGTCAGCGAGCTGGTGTCAGTTGCGTGGGCCTCGGCATCCACCTTCCGTGGTGGCGACAAGCGTGGTGGTGCCAACGGTGCCCGACTGGCGCTGCTGCCGCAACGTGAATGGCAGGTCAATGCCATCGCGGCACGCGTGTTGCCGACGCTGGAAGCGATCCAGCGCGAAGCACACAAGGCTTCACTGGCGGATGTGATCGTGCTGGCGGGTGTTGTGGGCGTTGAGCAGGCGGCGAAAGCGGCTGGCGTCGCGATTGAGGTTCCGTTCACGCCGGGCCGCGTTGATGCGCGTCAGGATCAGACCGACATCGAGTCGTTCGATCTGCTGAAACCGCGTGCTGATGGTTTCCGCAACTACGGCACTGGCTTTGGCAAAACCACCACTGAAAGTCTGCTGATCGATAAAGCGCAACAGCTGACGCTGACTGTACCGGAGTTAACGGTGCTGGTGGGCGGGATGCGTGCACTGGGTGCTAACTTTGATGGCAGCCAGCACGGTATCTTCACGCACCATGTGGGATCGCTGAACACAGATTTCTTCGTCAATCTGCTGGATATGCGTACCGAATGGAAAGCGACTGATAGCAGCAACGAGCACTTTACCGGACGTGATCGTGTTAATGGAGAAACCCGTTTCACCGCCACCCGCGCCGACCTGGTATTCGGTTCTAACGCGGTGTTACGTGCCTCGGCGGAAGTCTATGCCAGCAGTGATGCCCGTGAAAAATTCGTCAAAGACTTTGTGGCCGCCTGGACCAAAGTGATGAATCTGGATCGGTTTGATATCTGA
- a CDS encoding phosphate/phosphite/phosphonate ABC transporter substrate-binding protein — MNTLLALPMYAIHPPATQALMQTMVTLLAQQGMAAQPVWPEDLLTHWQNDRLLLSQTCGYPLVSQLPAVQLVGAFHYRAPGCNGYAYRSWLVARDKKATLADFNGQRAVANSLDSHSGYNALRRLAALQGITFSQLLLSGGHRQSLAALRDSQADIAAIDCVSWALLARHAPEELRGLHIIGESPAAPGLPLITAASTSAARLETLRTILLQLVSDPAFRAICDDNLIGGFSPVHRDNYQVVMAWEQQAAALGVARL; from the coding sequence ATGAATACCCTGCTCGCTTTGCCGATGTATGCGATTCATCCGCCTGCTACACAGGCGCTGATGCAGACGATGGTTACCCTGCTGGCGCAGCAGGGTATGGCCGCGCAACCGGTCTGGCCTGAGGATTTGCTGACACACTGGCAGAATGATCGGTTGCTGCTGAGCCAGACCTGCGGCTATCCGCTGGTCAGTCAGTTGCCTGCAGTGCAACTGGTCGGTGCATTTCACTATCGGGCACCGGGCTGCAACGGTTACGCGTATCGCAGCTGGCTGGTGGCGCGGGATAAAAAGGCAACGCTCGCCGATTTCAACGGTCAGCGGGCCGTGGCAAACAGCCTGGACTCGCACTCCGGCTATAACGCGCTGCGGCGGTTAGCAGCGCTTCAGGGCATAACGTTTTCGCAGCTGTTGCTGAGCGGCGGGCACCGTCAGTCGCTGGCGGCACTGCGTGATTCACAGGCGGATATCGCGGCGATCGACTGCGTCAGCTGGGCGCTGCTGGCGCGCCATGCACCTGAGGAACTGCGCGGCCTGCATATCATCGGAGAGTCACCAGCCGCACCCGGATTACCGCTGATCACGGCAGCCTCAACGTCAGCGGCCCGGCTGGAGACGTTACGCACAATACTGCTTCAGCTGGTGAGCGACCCTGCGTTTCGCGCCATCTGCGACGATAATCTGATCGGCGGATTCAGCCCGGTGCATCGGGACAATTATCAGGTCGTGATGGCATGGGAGCAGCAGGCCGCCGCGCTGGGCGTCGCCCGGCTGTAA